Proteins found in one Drosophila busckii strain San Diego stock center, stock number 13000-0081.31 chromosome 2R, ASM1175060v1, whole genome shotgun sequence genomic segment:
- the LOC108596070 gene encoding ELKS/Rab6-interacting/CAST family member 1 isoform X16: MDNAYVYYKLDEFRLEIQRRDQEILAMAAKMKTLEEQHQDYQRHIAVLKESLCAKEEHYNMLQTDVEEMRARLEEKNRLIEKKTQGTLQTVQERNRLTSELTEIKDHMDIKDRKISVLQRKIENLEDLLKEKDNQVDMARARLSAMQAHHSSSEGALTSLEEAIGDKEKQMAQLREQRDRAEHEKQEERDLHEREVADYKMKLRAAESDVEKLQTRLERAVNERERLEIKLEASQSELGKSKAELEKATCEMGRSSADWESTKQRIARLELENERLKHDLERSQMQLEEQTTLHKNVQKLMFETGKISTTFGRTTMTTSQELDRAQERADKASAELRRTQAELRVTQGDFDKRFSDAERAREEAAALQEKLEKSQGEVYRLKAKLENAQGEQESLRLELEKAQGGVSRIHADRDRAFAEVEKIKEEMERTQATLGKSQLQHEKLQNSLDKAQNEVDHLQDKLDKACTENRRLVLEKEKLTYDYDNLQSQLDKALGQAARMQKERETLTLDTDRIREKLEKTQMHLARIQKERDQFSDELETLKERSESSNTLLMKAARDREAMQTDLEVLKERYEKSHAIQQKLQMERDDAVTEVEILKEKLDKALYASQKLIDEKDTSNKEFEKMLEKYDRAQNEIYRLQSRCDTAEADRARLEVEAERSGLAASKAREDLRKLQDESTRLQEACDRAALQLSRAKECEDNARSELEHNRDRFDKLATDIRRAQGEKEHLQSELERVSYELERAHAAQTKASASVEAAKEEAAHYAVELEKMRERYEKNQVELRKLQDTDTFGRETRRLKEENERLREKLDKTLMELETIRGKSQYESESFEKYKDKYEKIENEIQNMETKLHETSLQLELSKGEVAKLLANQDKQRSELERAHIEREKARDKHEKLLKEVDRLRLQQSSVSPGEPVRSSVSLSAGERQEIDRLRDRLEKALQSRDATELEAGRLAKELEKAQMHLAKQQENTESTRIEFERMGAELGRLHDRLEKSEAERESLRQSSRGAAAAPSSAPNPQLEKHVQKLETDIKQLAMEREQLVLQLEKSQEILMNFQKELQNAETELQKTREENRKLRNGERVAPAAPAEIQAMQKEIQAMQQKLQESERALAAAGQQQQQAASAAAGASREEIEQWRKVIEQEKNRADMADKAAQEMHKRIQLMDQHIKDQHAQMQKMQQQMQQQTAQAAQQQQQQSAAASSGVDAKELEKVKTELQAACTERDRFQQQLELLVQELEKSQLSNQEQSKQLQTSQQQVQQLQQQIQQLQQQMQQLQQAGTAGAAATDVQRQQLEQQQKQLEEVRKQIDNQAKATEGERKIIDEQRKQIEAKRKDIEDKEKKMAEFDVQLRKRKEQMDQLEKSLQTQGGGAAAAGELNKKLMDTQRQLEACVKELQNTKEEHKKAATETERLLQLVQMSQEEQNAKEKTIMDLQQALKIAQAKVKQAQTQQQQQQDAGPAGFLKSFF, from the exons TTGGACGAATTCCGTCTTGAAATACAAAGAAGGGATCAAGAGATCTTGGCGATGGCGGCCAAAATGAAAACGCTAGAGGAGCAGCATCAG GACTATCAGCGGCACATAGCGGTGCTCAAGGAGTCGCTATGTGCCAAAGAGGAGCACTACAATATGCTGCAGACGGATGTCGAGGAGATGCGCGCCCGCCTAGAGGAGAAGAATCGCCTGATCGAGAAGAAGACGCAGGGCACGCTGCAGACGGTGCAGGAGCGCAATCGTCTGACCAGCGAGCTCACCGAGATCAAGGATCACATGGACATCAAGGATCGCAAAATCAGCGTGCTACAGCGCAAG ATTGAAAACCTGGAGGATCTGCTGAAGGAGAAGGACAACCAGGTGGACATGGCACGCGCACGTCTATCAGCAATGCAAGCGCATCATAGCAGCTCCGAGGGCGCACTCACCAGCTTAGAGGAAGCCATTGGCGACAAGGAGAAGCAAATGGCGCAGCTGCGCGAGCAACGCGATCGTGCCGAGCATGAAAAGCAGGAGGAGCGTGATCTGCACGAGCGCGAGGTGGCCGACTACAAGATGAAGCTGCGTGCCGCTGAGAGCGATGTGGAGAAGCTGCAGACGCGACTGGAGCGTGCAGTGAACGAGCGCGAGCGTCTGGAAATCAAGCTGGAGGCCTCACAAAGCGAACTGGGCAAGTCCAAGGCGGAGCTAGAAAAGGCCACCTGCGAAATGGGACGCAGCAGCGCCGACTGGGAGTCGACCAAGCAGCGCATAGCACGCCTCGAGCTGGAGAATGAGCGATTGAAACACGATCTGGAGCGTTCGCAG ATGCAGCTAGAAGAACAGACCACACTACACAAA AATGTACAGAAATTAATGTTCGAAACGGGCAAAATATCG ACAACGTTTGGACGCACCACAATGACCACGTCACAGGAGCTGGATCGAGCGCAGGAGCGCGCCGACAAGGCGTCCGCTGAGCTGCGGCGCACGCAGGCAGAGCTGCGAGTGACACAG GGCGACTTTGATAAACGTTTT TCGGATGCGGAGCGTGCACGCGAAGAGGCCGCCGCCTTGCAGGAGAAACTGGAAAAGAGCCAGGGCGAGGTGTACAGACTCAAGGCGAAGCTGGAGAATGCCCAAGGCGAACAGGAGAGCCTGCGCCTGGAGCTGGAGAAGGCACAGGGCGGTGTCTCGCGTATTCACGCCGATCGCGATCGG GCGTTCGCTGAGGTGGAGAAAATCAAGGAAGAAATGGAACGCACGCAGGCAACGCTGGGCAagtcgcagctgcagcacgaGAAGCTGCAAAACTCACTGGACAAGGCGCAGAACGAGGTCGATCATCTGCAGGACAAACTAGACAAGGCCTGCACCGAAAACCGACGCCTGGTGCTCGAAAAAGAGAAGCTCACCTACGACTACGACAATCTGCAGTCGCAGCTGGACAAGGCGCTGGGCCAGGCGGCGCGCATGCAGAAGGAGCGTGAGACACTCACGCTGGACACCGATCGCATACGCGAAAAGTTGGAGAAAACGCAG aTGCATTTAGCGCGCATACAAAAGGAACGTGATCAATTCTCCGATGAGCTGGAAACGCTCAAGGAGCGCTCAGAGTCCTCCAACACGCTGCTCATGAAGGCTGCACGCGATCGCGAGGCCATGCAAACCGATTTGGAAGTGCTCAAGGAGCGTTACGAGAAATCGCATGccatacaacaaaaactgcag ATGGAGCGCGACGATGCGGTGACCGAGGTGGAAATACTCAAGGAGAAGCTGGACAAAGCGCTCTATGCCAGTCAGAAGCTAATCGACGAGAAGGACACCTCCAACAAGGAGTTCGAGAAGATGCTGGAGAAGTACGATCGTGCCCAGAACGAAATCTATCGCCTGCAGTCGAGATGCGATACCGCCGAGGCGGATCGCGCGCGTCTTGAGGTGGAAGCTGAGCGCTCTGGCTTGGCTGCCAGCAAGGCGCGTGAGGATCTGCGCAAGCTGCAGGACGAGAGCACACGCCTGCAGGAAGCCTGCGATCgcgcagcgctgcagctgagtCGCGCCAAGGAGTGCGAGGACAATGCGCGCAGTGAGCTCGAGCACAATCGAGATCGCTTCGACAAGCTGGCAACGGACATTAGACGCGCGCAGGGCGAGAAGGAGCATCTGCAGTCGGAGCTGGAGCGTGTTAGCTACGAGCTGGAGCGTGCGCATGCGGCACAGACCAAGGCCAGCGCTAGTGTGGAGGCGGCCAAGGAGGAGGCGGCACACTATGCCGTCGAGCTGGAGAAAATGCGCGAGCGCTATGAGAAGAACCAAGTGGAGCTGCGCAAGCTGCAGGATACGGACACGTTTGGACGCGAGACGCGCCGCCTGAAGGAGGAGAACGAGCGTCTGCGCGAAAAGCTGGACAAGACGCTCATGGAGCTGGAGACCATACGCGGCAAGTCGCAATACGAGTCCGAGTCGTTTGAGAAGTACAAGGACAAGTACGAGAAGATCGAGAACGAGATACAGAACATGGAGACGAAGCTGCACGAGACTAGCTTGCAGCTGGAGCTGTCCAAGGGCGAGGTGGCCAAACTGTTGGCCAATCAggacaagcagcgcagcgagcTGGAGCGCGCGCACATTGAGCGCGAGAAGGCGCGCGACAAGCACGAGAAGCTGCTGAAGGAGGTCGATCGTTTGCGCCTGCAACAGTCCTCGGTGAGCCCCGGCGAGCCGGTGCGTTCGTCCGTATCGCTATCAGCGGGCGAGCGCCAGGAGATCGATCGGCTGCGTGATCGCCTGGAGAAGGCGCTGCAGTCGCGCGATGCTACCGAACTGGAGGCCGGTCGCTTGGCCAAGGAACTGGAGAAGGCACAAATGCATCTGGCCAAACAGCAGGAGAACACCGAATCGACGCGCATCGAATTCGAGCGCATGGGCGCCGAGCTGGGACGCCTGCACGATCGTCTGGAGAAATCCGAGGCGGAGCGCGAGTCGCTGCGGCAGTCAAGCCgcggcgccgccgccgcccccaGCAGCGCACCCAATCCACAGCTGGAGAAGCATGTGCAGAAGCTGGAGACAGACATCAAGCAGCTGGCCATGGAGCGCGAACAGCTcgtgctgcagctggagaAGAGCCAGGAGATACTCATGAACTTCCAGAAGGAGCTGCAAAATGCCGAAACGGAATTGCAAAAGACACGCGAAGAGAACCGCAAGCTGCGCAACGGCGAGCGCGTGGCGCCCGCCGCACCCGCCGAGATACAAGCCATGCAGAAGGAGATTCAAGCGATGCAGCAGAAGCTGCAGGAATCCGAACGCGCTCTGGCGGCGGCtggacagcaacaacagcaggcagccagcgctgcagctggcgcaaGTCGCGAGGAGATCGAGCAATGGCGCAAGGTCATCGAGCAGGAGAAGAATCGCGCCGACATGGCGGACAAGGCGGCTCAGGAGATGCACAAGCGCATACAG CTTATGGACCAACACATCAAGGATCAGCATGCGCAGATGCAAaagatgcagcagcaaatgcagcagcagacagcgcaagcggcgcagcagcagcagcagcaatcggctgcagccagcagcggcgTCGATGCCAAGGAGCTGGAGAAGGTCAAGACGGAGCTGCAAGCGGCCTGCACGGAGCGCGATCgcttccagcagcagctggagctgctggtgCAGGAGCTGGAAAAGAGTCAG TTATCCAATCAGGAGCAgtcaaagcagctgcaaacctcgcagcagcaagtgcaacagctgcagcaacaaatacagcaactgcagcagcagatgcagcaactgcaacaggcGGGCACAGCGGGTGCGGCTGCCACGGATgtgcagcgacagcagctggagcagcagcagaagcagctggAGGAAGTGCGCAAGCAAATCGACAACCAGGCAAAGGCCACCGAAGGCGAGCGTAAGATCATTGATGAGCAGCGCAAGCAGATCGAGGCCAAGCGCAAGGACATTGAGGACAAGGAAAAGAAAATGGCCGAGTTCGATGTGCAGCTGCGCAAGCGCAAGGAGCAAATGGATCAGCTGGAGAAGTCGCTGCAGACACAAGGCGGCGGCGCCGCAGCAGCGGGTGAACTCAATAAGAAGTTAATGGATACGCAGCGGCAGCTGGAAGC CTGTGTCAAGGAGCTGCAAAACACAAAAGAGGAGCACAAGAAGGCAGCTACAGAAACGGAACGTCTGCTGCAATTGGTACAAATGTCACAAGAGGAGCAAAATGCCAAAGAGAAGACCATTATGGATTTGCAACA AGCCTTAAAGATCGCTCaagccaaagtcaaacaaGCACAaacccagcaacagcagcaacaggat GCTGGACCCGCTGGCTTCCTGAAGAGCTTCTTCTAA